In one window of Methanosarcina vacuolata Z-761 DNA:
- the radB gene encoding DNA repair and recombination protein RadB, whose amino-acid sequence MYQVQKRCHFIEKLLSSGCKPLDELLEGGFEKGIVTQIFGAAGTGKTNICIQLSVECVKQGQRVIFIDTEGLSPVRFKQIAGENAKEIARSIIIYEPLNFEEQYAAVREVERIASENIGLVILDSATSYYRFELEDDETGMKSRRELASQIGFLHALARKHGFVAVITNQVYSDIISGGVRPLGGSSLEHISKAIIQLEKTGKGTRRAILYKHRSCPEGSSAEFRITAEGIR is encoded by the coding sequence ATTTACCAAGTACAAAAGAGGTGCCACTTCATAGAGAAATTACTATCTTCCGGCTGCAAGCCTCTTGACGAACTTCTGGAAGGAGGTTTCGAAAAAGGGATTGTGACTCAAATCTTCGGAGCTGCAGGAACCGGGAAAACAAATATCTGCATCCAGCTTTCAGTGGAATGCGTAAAACAAGGGCAGAGAGTCATCTTCATAGATACCGAAGGGCTTTCTCCTGTTCGATTCAAGCAGATTGCAGGGGAAAATGCAAAAGAAATAGCTAGAAGTATCATTATCTATGAACCCCTGAATTTTGAAGAACAATATGCAGCCGTAAGGGAAGTGGAGAGAATAGCAAGTGAGAATATAGGTCTCGTGATACTCGATTCTGCAACCTCGTACTACAGGTTCGAGCTTGAAGACGATGAGACAGGCATGAAAAGCCGCAGAGAACTTGCTAGCCAAATAGGATTTTTACATGCTCTTGCCCGCAAACACGGTTTTGTTGCAGTCATAACCAACCAGGTATATTCCGATATTATCTCAGGAGGGGTGCGCCCGCTTGGCGGTAGTTCCCTAGAACATATTTCAAAGGCGATTATTCAGCTTGAAAAAACCGGCAAAGGGACCAGGCGCGCTATTCTGTACAAACATCGGTCCTGCCCTGAAGGTTCGAGTGCAGAATTTAGAATTACAGCCGAAGGGATTCGCTAA
- a CDS encoding anaerobic ribonucleoside-triphosphate reductase activating protein, with product MKVNYAGTVPLSTVDWKGRAAVTIFFRGCPLRCPYCQNHPYLQGFNPVELEFVEKQIKESKPFVSAVVFSGGEPLMQEAVIPLAEFAREMELAIGIHTNGCYPEMANELVKRKLVDKFFIDIKAPPDDPELYGKVTGFKKSEAVKETPEPITASVIKTLEIADSCGLELELRTTLIRDFIGSREEIARIAAWISKHMKNRELTYVLQQGIPEHSLQENLRELRVLERDELYELGKIAKSFLENVRIRTRESGDEMISDSV from the coding sequence ATGAAAGTAAACTACGCAGGTACTGTCCCGCTCTCTACCGTGGACTGGAAAGGGAGGGCGGCAGTTACTATCTTTTTTCGGGGATGCCCGCTTCGCTGCCCCTACTGCCAGAACCATCCCTACCTCCAGGGGTTTAACCCTGTAGAATTGGAATTCGTGGAAAAGCAGATTAAAGAATCGAAACCCTTTGTAAGTGCAGTTGTATTTTCAGGAGGAGAACCTCTGATGCAGGAAGCAGTTATTCCTCTTGCTGAATTTGCGAGAGAAATGGAGCTTGCAATTGGAATTCATACAAACGGCTGCTACCCTGAAATGGCAAATGAACTGGTTAAAAGAAAGCTAGTTGATAAATTTTTTATAGATATAAAAGCTCCCCCGGACGATCCCGAACTTTATGGGAAAGTTACGGGCTTCAAAAAATCAGAAGCTGTGAAAGAGACTCCAGAACCGATAACTGCATCTGTAATAAAAACGCTTGAGATTGCAGATTCCTGCGGCTTAGAACTGGAACTTCGGACAACATTAATTAGAGATTTTATCGGAAGCAGGGAAGAAATAGCCCGTATAGCTGCCTGGATCTCGAAACATATGAAAAATAGAGAACTTACCTATGTATTGCAGCAGGGTATTCCGGAACATAGCTTGCAGGAAAATTTAAGAGAGCTGCGGGTTCTGGAAAGGGATGAACTATATGAACTGGGAAAAATCGCAAAAAGTTTTCTGGAAAATGTGAGAATAAGAACAAGAGAAAGCGGAGATGAAATGATCTCTGATTCTGTATGA
- a CDS encoding glutaredoxin family protein gives MAKIIIYTTERCPKCNKLKNFLEAHSVAFEVADMSTPEALTELRFNGVFTVTAPVLQINDTFLTHEELFSGGEVNPEKIQEIL, from the coding sequence ATGGCAAAAATAATCATATATACAACGGAACGCTGTCCGAAATGCAATAAATTAAAAAATTTCCTGGAGGCACATTCAGTTGCTTTTGAGGTAGCAGATATGTCTACTCCCGAAGCTCTAACGGAACTGCGTTTCAATGGGGTCTTCACAGTGACAGCGCCTGTTTTACAGATCAATGATACTTTCCTTACGCACGAGGAACTCTTCAGTGGAGGAGAAGTAAACCCTGAAAAAATCCAGGAAATCCTGTGA
- the nrdD gene encoding anaerobic ribonucleoside-triphosphate reductase gives MTSEILLPDYQVSDNQSAQTMLEELSVSPLPKNDQLSDNQPVQKTLDGLSVSPLPRVRTTDGFILNWDRNIIVNQLLKETKLSEIFYNKPSITKEEAIEIAKDAEKIIKKMNLKFLSGPLIREIVNNILLDRGHVEWRNIMTRVGASVYDAYEIDTGYGFEANDNANQLNNAETSHKRKADKMSKEQNLLLMPKELSDLHLNGDFHIHDLEYMGTRPFCQDWDLRYFFYYGLMPDGVGTQSSVAKPAKNAEVAFLHAVKAMGSAQTNFAGGQGFYNFLTFMAPYLEGKSETEIRQLMQMFVYEMMQMMCARGGQTVFSSVQLSPGVPKLWRNIPIVAKGKVWDGKQAPLRTYGEFEKEVRLGFKALMDVMLEGDAWGKPFSFPKPEISIEPDFMEENKEFNIAHPELPTYKELYRMTFELAAKFGTPYFDNQLPEYRGAGEGISCYQCCAYQFSANPTDDKEFDDKLHFRNGKHFSMGSWMVLSLNCPRAAYRAEHNDEKLFNELKTLMNKGVEVFKIKRRWMNGLIKKNRIPFAAQHPKDPNTEEKGAIAVDFESLVYTIGVVGINEMVQYHTGFQIHESPAAYKLAIRAMFEMKMHAQKLSKETGMEIALARTPAETTAQRFAVSDLLHKEYADKAEFTIKGNLEAAKSELNQTHDLPIYYTNGTHVTVGADISLPERIKYEHTFFPIVDGGNIMHVWLGEGQPDPDGLQELAMHIAKNTQTGYFAFTKDMTVCTDEGYVADGLLDRCPKCKSENVQHLSRITGYLQSVEGWNKGKRQELLDRKRYSTRELR, from the coding sequence ATGACAAGCGAGATTCTCTTACCAGATTACCAGGTATCTGACAACCAATCAGCCCAAACGATGCTTGAAGAATTATCCGTCTCTCCTCTCCCCAAAAATGACCAGTTATCTGACAACCAGCCAGTGCAAAAAACCCTTGATGGGCTGTCCGTCTCTCCTCTCCCCAGGGTAAGGACAACAGATGGTTTCATTCTTAACTGGGACAGGAACATTATTGTAAATCAGCTTCTGAAAGAAACAAAATTAAGCGAAATTTTCTATAACAAACCCTCAATCACAAAAGAAGAAGCCATTGAGATTGCAAAGGACGCAGAAAAGATCATTAAAAAGATGAATCTCAAGTTTCTCTCAGGTCCTCTTATCCGGGAAATAGTAAACAATATTCTACTTGACAGGGGGCATGTTGAGTGGAGAAACATTATGACCAGGGTCGGAGCTTCGGTCTATGATGCCTACGAAATCGATACTGGTTACGGTTTTGAGGCAAATGATAATGCAAACCAGCTGAACAACGCCGAAACCTCACATAAAAGAAAAGCTGACAAAATGTCCAAGGAGCAAAATCTCCTTCTAATGCCAAAAGAGCTTTCCGACCTTCACCTCAATGGGGATTTCCATATCCATGACCTTGAATATATGGGCACAAGACCATTTTGCCAGGACTGGGATCTCCGTTACTTTTTTTATTATGGACTCATGCCTGACGGAGTGGGAACTCAATCAAGCGTGGCAAAACCTGCAAAGAATGCCGAGGTAGCTTTCCTTCATGCGGTAAAAGCTATGGGTTCGGCTCAGACCAATTTTGCAGGTGGGCAGGGTTTTTACAATTTCCTAACTTTCATGGCTCCATATCTGGAAGGCAAGTCCGAAACCGAGATAAGACAGCTTATGCAAATGTTCGTCTATGAAATGATGCAGATGATGTGTGCAAGAGGCGGACAGACTGTCTTTTCATCCGTGCAGCTTTCCCCTGGTGTCCCAAAGCTCTGGAGAAACATTCCGATTGTTGCTAAGGGTAAGGTCTGGGACGGCAAGCAGGCCCCTCTCAGAACCTATGGGGAATTCGAAAAGGAAGTCCGCCTCGGGTTCAAGGCTCTTATGGATGTTATGCTCGAAGGGGATGCCTGGGGCAAACCTTTCAGCTTCCCAAAGCCCGAAATTTCCATTGAACCTGACTTTATGGAAGAAAACAAAGAATTCAACATAGCTCACCCTGAGCTTCCGACTTACAAAGAGTTATACAGGATGACCTTCGAGCTGGCTGCTAAATTCGGGACTCCTTACTTTGATAATCAGCTTCCGGAGTACAGGGGCGCAGGAGAAGGAATTTCATGTTATCAATGTTGTGCGTATCAGTTTTCTGCAAACCCTACTGATGATAAAGAGTTCGATGACAAACTTCATTTCAGGAATGGAAAACACTTTTCAATGGGCTCATGGATGGTCCTGTCTTTAAACTGCCCAAGGGCCGCATACAGGGCTGAACATAATGATGAAAAACTGTTCAATGAGCTCAAGACCCTGATGAATAAGGGAGTGGAAGTTTTCAAGATCAAGCGCAGATGGATGAATGGTCTGATTAAGAAAAACAGGATTCCCTTTGCAGCCCAGCATCCCAAAGATCCTAATACAGAGGAAAAAGGGGCCATAGCTGTGGACTTCGAAAGCCTGGTTTATACTATCGGAGTGGTAGGGATCAATGAAATGGTTCAGTACCATACAGGTTTCCAGATCCATGAGTCTCCTGCTGCTTATAAGCTTGCTATCAGGGCCATGTTTGAAATGAAAATGCACGCTCAAAAGCTTTCAAAAGAAACCGGCATGGAGATTGCTCTTGCAAGAACGCCTGCGGAAACGACAGCTCAGCGTTTCGCAGTCTCGGACCTCTTGCATAAGGAATATGCCGACAAGGCCGAGTTCACAATTAAAGGGAATTTGGAAGCCGCAAAGAGTGAGTTGAATCAGACGCATGACCTGCCAATCTACTATACTAATGGAACTCATGTTACCGTTGGTGCAGATATATCTCTACCTGAAAGAATAAAGTACGAACATACTTTCTTCCCGATTGTGGACGGCGGAAATATCATGCATGTCTGGCTTGGAGAAGGACAGCCGGACCCTGACGGCCTTCAGGAGCTTGCTATGCATATAGCAAAGAACACCCAGACAGGTTACTTTGCTTTTACCAAGGACATGACCGTATGCACTGACGAAGGATACGTAGCCGATGGGCTGCTGGACAGATGCCCGAAGTGTAAATCTGAAAATGTGCAGCATCTCTCAAGGATCACAGGATACCTTCAATCGGTTGAAGGCTGGAACAAAGGCAAGCGCCAGGAACTTCTGGACAGAAAACGATACAGCACAAGGGAACTCAGATAA